The following are encoded together in the Armatimonadota bacterium genome:
- a CDS encoding NAD(P)-dependent oxidoreductase — MRILVVGASGRVGSLLVPLWDAAHEVVPADVRPMDHPRFMGLDVRDLDAVRVAVADVDCVVYLSIARSEDLGHGTAEYADGAFDVHVKGVYNVLRAAHEAGGKRVLYTGSVSSVNHYPPHELVTSDHRPDGGGLYGITKGFGEELCRIFHRDTKLPVAVLRLGHVYIEAHGGKRGPVADHVLVHGSDVARAFDAVLNAPFPPYAVIHVVGDAVPRRWDLETGARLYGWRPKVRFLPGGTPDPDTLPG, encoded by the coding sequence ATGCGAATCTTGGTCGTCGGGGCGTCGGGACGCGTCGGGAGCCTTCTCGTACCTCTGTGGGATGCCGCACACGAGGTCGTCCCCGCTGATGTGCGGCCCATGGACCATCCTCGATTCATGGGCCTGGACGTTCGTGACCTGGACGCTGTTCGGGTGGCCGTGGCCGACGTGGATTGCGTTGTCTATCTGTCAATCGCGCGCTCCGAAGACCTGGGGCATGGCACCGCGGAGTACGCAGACGGGGCCTTCGATGTGCACGTCAAGGGCGTCTACAACGTCCTTCGCGCGGCACATGAGGCGGGTGGCAAGCGGGTGCTGTACACCGGCAGCGTGTCCTCTGTGAACCACTATCCGCCCCACGAACTGGTAACCTCGGACCATAGGCCCGACGGCGGCGGGCTGTATGGGATTACCAAGGGGTTCGGCGAGGAGCTCTGCCGCATCTTTCACCGCGACACCAAACTGCCGGTGGCTGTCCTACGGCTGGGGCATGTCTACATCGAGGCCCACGGTGGAAAACGCGGGCCCGTCGCAGACCATGTGCTCGTACACGGGTCGGACGTCGCCAGGGCTTTCGATGCGGTGCTGAACGCGCCCTTCCCGCCTTACGCGGTGATTCACGTTGTGGGCGATGCCGTCCCGCGCCGCTGGGACCTGGAGACCGGCGCGCGCCTTTACGGCTGGCGCCCGAAAGTGAGGTTTCTGCCCGGAGGCACGCCTGACCCCGACACGCTGCCGGGCTGA